In Bacillus sp. SB49, a single window of DNA contains:
- the thrB gene encoding homoserine kinase: MTRFQIQVPATSANLGPGFDSVGIALTKFVTLDCRPADEWHFAVPEEDQPYIPSGKTNLVYQTALHTAKVHGHDSLPPTHVTMTNDVPIARGLGSSSTAVVGGIELANQLLDLRLSDYDKFKIACEIEGHPDNVGPAIYGGIMVSNYDNGALDYVHFTDGLDDLTWLAVIPNYHLKTEKARGLLPVELPYKEAVNNSGSANVLVAALATKNWELAGRMMKSDRWHQPYRQALIPGFTDVEKATTDAGALGFYISGAGPTMLALFDEWDEAKAARLKQELTDFQVEPLQAHLTGVTVHKQTEAKHC, encoded by the coding sequence ATGACCCGCTTCCAGATCCAGGTTCCCGCGACATCCGCGAACCTCGGGCCTGGATTCGACTCTGTCGGCATCGCCTTAACGAAGTTCGTCACGCTCGACTGCCGTCCGGCCGATGAATGGCACTTTGCCGTTCCCGAAGAAGACCAGCCTTATATCCCGTCCGGCAAAACGAATCTCGTCTATCAAACGGCGCTCCATACAGCCAAGGTCCATGGACACGATTCCCTGCCTCCGACGCATGTGACGATGACGAACGACGTTCCGATCGCCCGCGGGCTCGGAAGTTCCTCGACAGCGGTCGTCGGCGGCATCGAACTTGCCAACCAGCTGCTCGATCTTCGTTTGAGCGATTATGATAAATTCAAGATCGCCTGTGAGATTGAAGGGCATCCCGACAATGTCGGCCCGGCGATCTACGGTGGTATCATGGTCTCGAATTATGATAACGGCGCTCTTGATTACGTCCACTTCACCGATGGACTGGATGATTTGACGTGGCTCGCCGTCATTCCGAACTACCATTTGAAGACAGAGAAAGCCCGCGGTCTTCTGCCTGTCGAGCTTCCTTACAAAGAAGCCGTCAATAACAGCGGCAGTGCCAACGTACTCGTCGCAGCGCTTGCGACGAAGAACTGGGAGCTTGCCGGCCGGATGATGAAGAGCGACCGCTGGCACCAGCCTTACCGCCAGGCTCTCATTCCGGGCTTCACTGACGTTGAGAAAGCGACCACAGACGCAGGAGCTCTCGGCTTCTATATCAGCGGCGCAGGCCCGACGATGCTCGCCCTCTTCGACGAGTGGGACGAAGCGAAAGCGGCACGCTTGAAGCAAGAGCTTACAGACTTCCAAGTCGAGCCGCTCCAAGCTCACCTGACAGGCGTCACCGTCCACAAACAGACCGAAGCGAAGCACTGTTAA
- a CDS encoding VanZ family protein, with translation MSKNNKFWIIPVLLVMGIIFYSSATPYGDQDLRPSLMSYLPLDAMKPVLEPIDFMYHGKPVNLASHGPAGLVEFLIRKAAHVTVFLLLMVTSFLALHKLTSLRLLPKLGAAFVITVLYASFDEFHQSLTPDRTPYIGDVVLDSFGGLIGALLILVIWRFGKRA, from the coding sequence TTGTCAAAAAATAATAAGTTTTGGATTATACCCGTGCTCCTCGTCATGGGGATTATTTTTTACAGTTCGGCGACGCCGTATGGAGATCAGGACCTGCGTCCATCGCTGATGTCCTACCTTCCTCTAGACGCGATGAAGCCTGTTCTTGAGCCGATTGATTTCATGTACCACGGCAAGCCGGTGAACCTTGCCAGTCACGGGCCGGCTGGGCTTGTGGAATTCTTGATCCGAAAAGCGGCACATGTGACGGTGTTTCTTCTGTTGATGGTGACGTCGTTTCTCGCATTACATAAGCTGACGAGTCTGCGGCTTTTGCCGAAGCTTGGAGCAGCGTTTGTGATTACGGTGCTGTACGCTTCGTTTGATGAGTTTCATCAGTCGTTGACGCCGGACCGGACGCCTTACATCGGGGATGTGGTGCTAGACAGCTTCGGAGGTTTGATCGGTGCGCTGCTTATTTTGGTCATTTGGCGGTTTGGGAAGCGCGCTTAG
- a CDS encoding sigma-70 family RNA polymerase sigma factor, which translates to MIDEQFSQLVADSKKLIHYHIRRLHIMDRNGDFFAEGMVAVWNASRTYDPAAGKWETYLSWKIRNALIDLIRKDSRTQEKETLCRRSLSSTDASLWEDVIEDEYFWIQVRNPLTDNQWKWVYHHFIHDRSLKQIASLEGVTIDAVKNWGRHARRKLKGLKLEA; encoded by the coding sequence GTGATCGATGAGCAATTCAGTCAGTTGGTTGCGGATAGTAAGAAGCTGATTCATTATCACATCCGAAGGCTTCACATCATGGATAGGAACGGGGATTTTTTTGCAGAAGGGATGGTGGCGGTGTGGAACGCCTCCCGGACGTATGATCCGGCGGCGGGTAAGTGGGAGACGTATCTCAGCTGGAAGATCAGGAACGCGCTGATCGATCTCATCCGCAAAGATTCCCGGACACAGGAAAAAGAGACGCTGTGCCGGCGCAGTTTAAGCAGCACGGACGCGTCTCTGTGGGAAGATGTAATAGAAGATGAGTACTTCTGGATTCAAGTGCGGAATCCGCTGACGGACAATCAGTGGAAATGGGTCTATCATCATTTCATTCACGATCGTTCGCTTAAGCAGATCGCTAGTTTGGAAGGAGTGACGATCGATGCGGTGAAGAATTGGGGAAGACATGCAAGAAGGAAGCTGAAGGGGCTGAAGCTTGAGGCATAA
- a CDS encoding AEC family transporter: MAIFFQVVLPVVLIFCTGFVLQKVLRLEIKSISTVALYIMLPCLVFKTFYEATFDRNYFLMVLFSVFLLIAILAVNKIGAKVLRYDTPTESGLILSTAFMNAGNYGAPIVLFAFGEQGFVYSVSFMVLQQIVMNFFGVYYAAKGTAGITMALKQVAKMPPTHAIWLALVFKYTPLSISDNIMSSIELVGNAQIPTVMILLGMQLANITVKNLAWDKVSYAVSVRLLVSPLIAWALTVILPMGDLMANVLIVSAAMPSAATTTMYAVQFDSKPELVSSITLMTTLLSVVTIPIVLNILT; the protein is encoded by the coding sequence ATGGCAATTTTCTTTCAGGTAGTACTTCCTGTCGTACTGATCTTCTGTACCGGGTTCGTCCTACAAAAAGTACTGCGCCTCGAAATCAAGTCGATTTCGACGGTCGCTCTCTATATCATGCTTCCGTGCCTCGTCTTCAAGACGTTCTACGAAGCGACGTTTGACCGCAATTACTTCCTGATGGTCCTTTTCTCGGTGTTTCTGTTGATCGCCATCCTCGCTGTCAACAAAATCGGGGCAAAGGTGCTCCGCTACGATACACCGACGGAAAGCGGACTGATTTTATCCACGGCCTTTATGAACGCCGGGAATTACGGGGCGCCGATTGTCCTGTTCGCCTTCGGAGAGCAGGGCTTCGTTTATTCCGTCTCGTTCATGGTGCTTCAGCAGATCGTCATGAATTTCTTCGGCGTCTATTACGCAGCAAAGGGAACAGCCGGCATTACGATGGCTTTGAAGCAGGTGGCCAAAATGCCGCCGACGCATGCGATCTGGCTCGCACTCGTGTTCAAATATACGCCGCTTTCGATTTCCGATAATATCATGTCGAGCATCGAGCTCGTCGGGAACGCCCAGATTCCGACCGTCATGATCCTGCTCGGGATGCAGCTTGCCAACATCACCGTGAAGAACCTGGCCTGGGACAAAGTTTCCTATGCGGTTTCGGTCCGGCTGCTTGTCTCCCCGCTTATCGCCTGGGCGCTGACGGTGATCCTGCCAATGGGGGATCTGATGGCGAACGTGCTGATCGTATCGGCAGCCATGCCTTCTGCGGCTACGACGACGATGTATGCCGTCCAGTTCGATTCGAAGCCTGAACTCGTCTCAAGCATCACGCTCATGACCACGCTCCTAAGCGTCGTCACTATCCCGATCGTTCTCAATATACTGACGTAA
- a CDS encoding gluconokinase has translation MNYVIGLDLGTTSSKSVVFEENGHVVAEHEVAYPLHHPQVGYAEQDPLVIEKAALESIRLSVAGLDADKIVGVGLSSAMHSLICTDESGAPLSPSIIWADARSSEQASHLKEEHPDVYLRTGTPLHPMSPLSKLVWMKENGYEPCGQAAYYISVKEFLLYRWFGEKVVDYSVAAATGLYNIHSNEWDEETLAIAGISEEQLFSPVPPTYTMEGMDAAIAEKAGLKSSTPFVIGGSDGPLANLGIGAIQPGETAITIGTSGAIRQFSKEPLLDEKQEIFSYRFSDDLWITGGPSNNGGLVLQWVQRLFENKGEEMSIEELTELAGSVAPGADNLLFLPYLNGERAPFWQAEAKGSFIGLTPNHRKEHMTRAAMEGVLFSVLHIASALERLGNSHDRIFASGGFARSPLWVQMVADMFNKRIDIPVSHQSSAWGAAWVALYALGLTDSLEAIKDSIPMQEHYTPDPERHETYKKLFDVYQSVSGKLQDDFFRLHQLS, from the coding sequence ATGAATTACGTCATAGGCTTAGATTTAGGTACGACAAGCAGCAAATCCGTCGTGTTCGAGGAAAATGGACACGTCGTCGCAGAGCATGAAGTTGCATACCCGCTCCATCACCCGCAGGTCGGCTATGCCGAACAGGACCCGCTTGTGATCGAAAAGGCAGCGCTGGAATCGATCCGTCTCAGCGTCGCCGGACTCGATGCCGATAAGATCGTCGGTGTCGGTCTCTCCTCGGCTATGCATTCCCTGATCTGTACCGATGAAAGCGGAGCTCCCTTGTCGCCTTCCATCATCTGGGCGGACGCCCGCAGCTCGGAACAGGCGTCACACCTGAAGGAAGAACATCCCGACGTCTATTTGCGGACAGGCACGCCGCTTCACCCGATGTCTCCGCTCTCCAAGCTTGTTTGGATGAAGGAGAACGGGTATGAACCGTGTGGACAGGCCGCTTATTATATTTCTGTGAAGGAATTCCTGCTTTACCGCTGGTTCGGCGAGAAAGTCGTCGATTACTCGGTCGCCGCTGCGACAGGCCTTTATAACATCCACAGCAACGAATGGGATGAGGAGACACTTGCAATCGCCGGCATCAGCGAAGAACAGCTCTTCTCCCCGGTGCCGCCGACCTACACGATGGAAGGCATGGATGCAGCCATCGCAGAGAAAGCAGGCTTGAAGTCCTCCACCCCGTTCGTCATCGGCGGAAGCGACGGTCCGCTTGCCAATCTCGGTATCGGCGCCATCCAGCCGGGAGAAACAGCCATCACAATCGGTACAAGCGGTGCGATCCGCCAGTTCTCGAAGGAGCCGCTTCTTGACGAAAAACAGGAGATCTTCTCCTACCGTTTCTCTGATGACCTTTGGATTACAGGCGGTCCTTCCAACAACGGCGGCCTCGTTCTTCAATGGGTCCAGCGCCTGTTCGAAAACAAAGGTGAAGAAATGTCGATCGAAGAGCTGACGGAGCTTGCCGGTTCGGTCGCCCCGGGTGCAGACAACCTGCTGTTCCTGCCTTACCTGAACGGAGAACGCGCTCCATTTTGGCAGGCGGAAGCGAAAGGATCCTTCATCGGTCTGACGCCGAACCACCGCAAAGAGCACATGACCCGTGCCGCTATGGAAGGAGTACTCTTCTCGGTGCTGCACATCGCAAGTGCCCTCGAGCGCCTTGGAAACAGTCACGACCGCATCTTTGCAAGCGGAGGATTCGCCCGCTCGCCGTTATGGGTGCAGATGGTCGCCGATATGTTCAACAAACGAATCGACATTCCCGTCAGTCACCAAAGCTCTGCTTGGGGTGCTGCCTGGGTCGCTCTCTATGCCCTGGGGCTTACGGACAGCTTGGAGGCAATCAAGGATTCCATTCCGATGCAGGAGCACTATACGCCCGATCCCGAACGTCATGAGACATACAAGAAACTCTTCGACGTCTACCAATCGGTCTCCGGTAAGCTGCAGGACGACTTCTTCCGTCTTCACCAGCTGTCATAA
- a CDS encoding BCCT family transporter, with the protein MKSKRLVDYKIFVPSLLMMAAVSVPFVLFEEESLKWLNAVFDYIVNMFGWGYLWYGILITGAALYFSFSKYGKVVLGDPQEKPRLSLFSYAAILIAMGVGSTIMRTGMLQWTSVANDPPAGVEAGSPESLLWGNAYSMFLWGFQVFAIFVMIAPAMGYILHVKKRPLLRISEACRSLFGDRFTEGIGGKLLDMLFLVSILAGAAVTLGLGAPIITQNLSHLLNIPVTFTLTLIVTIIWVFLFSLSAYLGVEKGIKRLSTWNMYLAGIFAVFVLVAGPGVFILNYFSDSVSFLVSNYLNLSLNTDSVHQGGASHIQSNTVFWFAYSATWAMLHSVFAAKISRGRTIKEMILTYLLAPTALSWVATGVLGGLGVHRYLSGDLSVLELVEEKDRMAAIPDILATLPFGNIAIVIFMIVALIFLTTTLDSTTYTVAAYTSTRDMSRFEPPRVLRILIAAIITVFALILMRVGGLAPLNVVSGLMGLPIILVQFLLVYAAKRMMDEDKAWMYNVHKQDHQEAARKQRVNG; encoded by the coding sequence ATGAAAAGCAAGAGATTGGTGGATTATAAGATTTTTGTGCCGTCGCTTCTTATGATGGCGGCGGTCAGTGTTCCATTCGTCCTCTTTGAAGAAGAGTCACTGAAATGGTTAAACGCTGTTTTTGATTACATAGTAAATATGTTCGGCTGGGGGTACTTGTGGTACGGAATCCTGATAACGGGGGCGGCGCTTTATTTTTCCTTCTCCAAGTATGGGAAGGTCGTCCTCGGTGACCCGCAGGAAAAGCCGCGATTATCGCTGTTTTCTTATGCAGCCATCCTGATTGCCATGGGGGTGGGCTCGACGATCATGCGGACGGGAATGCTGCAGTGGACGTCGGTTGCGAACGATCCGCCGGCAGGAGTGGAGGCCGGTTCACCGGAATCCCTGTTGTGGGGAAACGCCTACAGCATGTTCCTCTGGGGCTTCCAAGTGTTTGCGATCTTCGTCATGATTGCCCCGGCGATGGGGTATATCCTGCATGTAAAAAAACGGCCGCTCCTGCGGATATCAGAAGCGTGCCGCTCCCTGTTTGGAGACCGCTTCACAGAAGGCATCGGCGGTAAGCTCCTCGATATGCTGTTTCTGGTCAGCATCCTTGCCGGCGCCGCGGTGACACTCGGGTTGGGAGCACCGATCATAACACAGAATTTATCTCATTTATTGAACATTCCCGTCACCTTTACGCTGACGCTGATCGTTACGATCATCTGGGTCTTTTTGTTTTCCTTAAGTGCATATTTAGGTGTTGAAAAAGGGATCAAACGACTCAGTACGTGGAACATGTACCTTGCCGGAATCTTTGCGGTCTTCGTTCTGGTTGCCGGGCCTGGAGTGTTCATCCTGAATTATTTCTCGGACAGTGTCTCTTTCCTCGTTTCCAACTATTTGAACCTGTCTCTGAATACTGACTCGGTCCATCAGGGCGGTGCCTCCCATATCCAGAGCAACACGGTCTTCTGGTTCGCCTACAGTGCGACATGGGCTATGCTGCACAGCGTGTTTGCAGCGAAGATTTCGAGGGGGAGGACGATCAAGGAAATGATCCTTACCTACCTTTTGGCACCGACAGCCCTTTCATGGGTCGCTACGGGGGTTCTCGGCGGCTTAGGCGTGCACCGCTATTTATCCGGTGATCTGTCTGTGCTTGAGCTTGTTGAAGAAAAGGACCGGATGGCTGCCATTCCGGATATTTTGGCAACGCTGCCGTTTGGAAATATCGCAATCGTTATCTTTATGATCGTCGCCCTTATTTTCCTGACGACAACGCTCGATTCGACGACGTACACGGTTGCTGCTTATACAAGTACCCGTGATATGAGCCGGTTCGAACCGCCGCGGGTCCTGCGTATCCTTATCGCAGCTATTATCACCGTCTTCGCTCTCATCCTGATGCGTGTCGGCGGCCTCGCTCCGCTGAACGTCGTGTCGGGGTTGATGGGGCTGCCGATCATTCTTGTCCAGTTCCTGCTCGTTTATGCAGCGAAGCGGATGATGGACGAAGATAAGGCGTGGATGTATAACGTCCATAAACAGGACCATCAGGAAGCAGCCAGGAAACAGAGAGTGAACGGATAA
- a CDS encoding DNA/RNA non-specific endonuclease, which produces MKEKAKFFIVLFLFFFITGCANVEDTSMKEEGTDQQEETASAVVDQDTSETNDAPFEGYELLEVDGGDLSGERESNVVVDIGFGDREYWAFTNEHGQLIRVVADEIILQDDDKEPVLSSGRYFSDEAKVPGVESDVLDEGHVIADSLGGVSNAYNITPQESTLNRHGDQSYMENMISKAGGATNFEAVISYPDTETQIPSEYQYTYTINGSEVVDTFENVNPDEVNESLGLTGDSEPSNAEDSSRSMEEGDVSSIDTNGNGQVTIQEAKDAGFSMPITDDHWLYPYMRDNDGDGMVGE; this is translated from the coding sequence ATGAAAGAGAAAGCAAAGTTTTTTATCGTACTTTTCCTGTTTTTCTTTATCACTGGATGTGCGAATGTTGAAGATACATCTATGAAAGAGGAAGGGACGGATCAGCAGGAAGAAACGGCCTCGGCGGTTGTTGATCAAGATACGTCCGAAACGAATGATGCACCGTTTGAAGGATACGAACTCCTTGAGGTGGACGGCGGTGATCTAAGCGGGGAAAGGGAATCAAATGTTGTCGTAGACATAGGGTTTGGTGACAGAGAGTACTGGGCATTTACGAATGAGCATGGTCAATTAATAAGAGTCGTTGCGGATGAAATTATTCTCCAGGATGATGACAAAGAACCTGTCTTATCCAGTGGTAGATATTTTTCGGACGAAGCGAAAGTACCAGGTGTCGAAAGTGATGTGTTAGACGAAGGTCATGTTATTGCAGACTCTTTGGGAGGGGTGTCTAATGCTTATAATATTACCCCTCAGGAAAGTACGCTGAACCGTCATGGCGACCAATCGTACATGGAGAATATGATAAGCAAAGCCGGAGGCGCAACTAACTTTGAAGCCGTGATTTCGTACCCGGATACGGAAACGCAGATCCCTTCCGAGTATCAATATACTTACACGATAAACGGCAGCGAGGTTGTAGACACTTTCGAAAATGTCAACCCGGATGAAGTCAATGAGTCGTTGGGTTTAACAGGGGACAGCGAACCTTCGAATGCGGAGGACAGTTCTCGTTCCATGGAAGAAGGGGATGTTTCGAGCATTGATACGAACGGCAATGGTCAAGTAACCATTCAAGAAGCGAAAGACGCCGGTTTCAGCATGCCGATCACGGACGATCATTGGTTGTATCCGTACATGAGAGATAATGATGGGGATGGGATGGTTGGAGAATAA
- a CDS encoding sodium:solute symporter family protein — translation MDAQFLVSLALIGGTFALYIGIALYNKARQTSDFYVAGRGVPPVFNGMAIGADWMSAASFIGMAGTVMILGYDGLAYIMGWTGGYLLLTFLLAPQLRKYGRYTVPEFIGDRYKSNAARLIAAVATIIISFTYSIGQLSGSGVVIGRLLEVNTVIGTLIGVVLIAFYSALGGMKGITWTQVAQYLVLIVAYLIPVIFMSLQLTQNPLPWLSYGGVIEEMRTLDQQLGISEYIVPFTEATKWQFLALMFTLMAGTAGLPHVIVRFYTVATMKAARWSGAWALLFIGLLYLSAPAYAAFSRFILMTEVAGSSLNNLPAWTQPWVDTGRLSLADTNGDGILQWSELVISNDIVVMATPEIADLGIFVIGLMAAGAMAAALSTAGGLMIAISAALSHDIYYRSINPKASEARRLFVGRLSIVLATVAAGLIALNPPGAITQIVAWAFALASGSFFPALLLGVWWRRSNGPGVIAGMLVGLSVTLGYIFAAKYGGFTILGIIDTGAGVFGAIAAIVANITVSLLTKAPSQETQDEVTDLRYPEQIEYKDGEFWMKNVK, via the coding sequence ATGGATGCACAATTTCTCGTTTCACTTGCACTGATCGGAGGGACCTTCGCCTTATACATAGGAATCGCCCTCTATAACAAGGCCAGACAGACGTCGGATTTCTATGTAGCGGGAAGAGGGGTGCCGCCTGTTTTCAACGGAATGGCGATCGGCGCAGACTGGATGAGCGCCGCCTCCTTCATCGGTATGGCGGGGACGGTCATGATCCTCGGCTATGACGGACTTGCTTATATCATGGGCTGGACAGGCGGGTATCTGCTGCTCACCTTCCTGCTCGCACCGCAGCTCAGGAAGTACGGGCGTTACACGGTGCCGGAATTCATCGGCGACCGTTATAAAAGCAATGCGGCCCGCCTGATTGCAGCGGTTGCGACGATCATTATCAGCTTTACCTACTCGATCGGCCAGCTGTCCGGATCCGGTGTCGTCATCGGGCGTCTGCTTGAGGTGAACACGGTCATCGGTACGCTGATCGGGGTCGTGCTTATCGCCTTTTACTCGGCGCTCGGTGGAATGAAAGGCATCACCTGGACCCAGGTCGCTCAATATTTGGTGCTCATTGTTGCCTATTTGATCCCGGTCATCTTCATGTCGCTGCAGCTGACTCAGAATCCGCTGCCGTGGTTGTCTTATGGAGGCGTCATCGAAGAGATGCGGACCCTCGACCAGCAGCTCGGTATCTCGGAATATATCGTGCCGTTTACAGAGGCGACGAAATGGCAGTTCCTCGCTCTCATGTTCACATTGATGGCAGGGACGGCCGGGCTTCCACACGTCATCGTCCGTTTCTATACTGTAGCGACGATGAAGGCTGCCCGCTGGAGCGGGGCGTGGGCGCTGTTGTTCATCGGTCTTCTTTATTTGTCTGCTCCTGCTTATGCGGCTTTCTCCCGGTTCATCCTGATGACCGAGGTCGCCGGCTCTTCCCTTAACAACCTGCCGGCGTGGACACAGCCGTGGGTCGATACGGGGCGGTTGTCGCTTGCCGATACGAACGGCGACGGGATTCTGCAATGGTCGGAACTCGTCATCAGCAATGACATCGTCGTCATGGCGACTCCGGAGATCGCCGACCTGGGTATCTTCGTGATCGGTCTCATGGCTGCCGGTGCGATGGCTGCTGCCTTATCAACGGCGGGCGGGCTGATGATCGCGATTTCGGCTGCCTTGTCGCATGACATCTACTATCGTTCCATCAATCCGAAGGCCTCGGAAGCGCGCCGCCTGTTCGTCGGGCGTTTGTCCATCGTGCTTGCTACCGTTGCTGCTGGGCTGATTGCGCTCAATCCGCCTGGTGCGATTACGCAGATTGTCGCCTGGGCGTTTGCACTCGCTTCGGGATCGTTCTTCCCGGCACTGCTGCTTGGTGTCTGGTGGCGGCGTTCGAACGGACCTGGCGTCATCGCGGGGATGCTCGTCGGCTTATCTGTCACACTCGGCTACATCTTTGCTGCTAAATACGGTGGGTTTACGATTCTCGGGATCATTGATACGGGGGCGGGCGTGTTCGGGGCGATTGCTGCCATCGTTGCCAACATCACGGTATCGCTCCTGACGAAAGCGCCGTCCCAGGAGACGCAGGATGAGGTGACGGACCTTAGGTATCCGGAGCAGATCGAATATAAAGATGGAGAGTTTTGGATGAAAAATGTGAAGTGA
- a CDS encoding DUF4212 domain-containing protein, producing MDPARAKAYFRLRTTLIGIYLAVGVLASFVIVLFAERLSSIEIMGIPLPYYMGSQGAVLVFILLLFFNAAISDAVDKKFGLTEQPVEEKDKAANQ from the coding sequence ATGGATCCAGCACGGGCGAAGGCGTACTTTCGTCTTCGTACGACTTTGATCGGCATCTACCTGGCGGTCGGAGTTCTCGCTTCGTTTGTCATTGTCCTCTTTGCAGAACGTCTCTCGTCGATTGAAATAATGGGGATCCCATTGCCCTACTACATGGGGAGTCAGGGGGCAGTGCTCGTCTTCATCCTCCTGCTTTTCTTCAATGCCGCAATCAGTGATGCCGTAGATAAGAAATTCGGCTTGACCGAGCAGCCAGTAGAAGAAAAAGATAAAGCCGCAAACCAATAG
- a CDS encoding peptidoglycan-binding protein, with protein sequence MISVETLKKRSLERIGEVHMEVKKKVIELIDAAYEEGIAVQMSSGYRSHTQQAAIYGQGRPGYHWNGVHYGSAGRIVTYAEPGESNHHSGRAVDFFLVSPEGNEALWVVDSRWRRVAALAKGLGFSWGGDWKSFKDYAHLEWMEAEKWAVVLKAGSSGPAVRILQKQLADLGYPLGPSGVDGRFGPATMQAVMMFQEKEELAVDGSYGPKTRTRLKMRTYTGVLKQGARGLAVGEVQRRIGVSVDGSFGPKTKEGVKTYQEQHGLEVDGMVGPKTWRHLFGK encoded by the coding sequence ATGATAAGTGTAGAAACGTTAAAGAAACGCAGCTTGGAACGAATCGGTGAGGTTCATATGGAAGTAAAGAAGAAAGTGATCGAATTAATTGATGCAGCCTATGAGGAAGGAATCGCTGTCCAAATGTCCTCCGGCTATCGTTCCCATACCCAGCAGGCAGCGATCTACGGGCAGGGGAGGCCGGGGTATCATTGGAACGGCGTTCATTACGGCAGTGCGGGACGAATCGTCACCTACGCCGAGCCGGGGGAAAGCAACCATCATTCCGGAAGGGCGGTCGACTTCTTCCTCGTTTCACCCGAAGGAAACGAAGCGCTCTGGGTCGTCGACAGCCGTTGGAGACGGGTCGCTGCGCTTGCCAAAGGGCTTGGATTCTCGTGGGGTGGGGACTGGAAATCATTCAAGGATTATGCCCATCTGGAATGGATGGAGGCAGAGAAATGGGCAGTAGTGCTTAAGGCCGGAAGCAGTGGACCTGCTGTACGCATACTTCAAAAGCAGCTTGCGGATCTCGGCTATCCGCTTGGTCCCTCAGGGGTGGACGGACGTTTTGGACCTGCCACGATGCAGGCAGTGATGATGTTTCAGGAAAAAGAGGAGCTTGCCGTGGACGGTAGCTATGGTCCGAAGACCCGCACCCGCTTGAAGATGCGTACGTACACGGGCGTCCTGAAACAGGGGGCACGAGGTTTGGCCGTCGGTGAGGTGCAGAGAAGGATAGGCGTCTCTGTGGACGGATCATTCGGTCCGAAAACAAAGGAAGGCGTGAAGACTTATCAGGAGCAGCACGGCCTGGAAGTGGACGGAATGGTCGGCCCTAAGACGTGGCGTCATCTTTTTGGTAAGTAA
- a CDS encoding DsbA family oxidoreductase, whose amino-acid sequence MKIEVWSDFVCPFCYIGKRRLEAALEQFPGQDVDVEYKSFELDPNAQKNTGKSVVEGLAAKYGRSLEEAKGMTDNMTEQAKTVGLDFRFDTMKPTNTFDAHRVAQLANEKGVGKSYTERFLHAVFTESKDVGDYDTIVALATEAGLDEADVKGVLNGNGYTEAVRAQEAEAQQIGVQGVPFFVINRKYAVSGAQPTEVFVQGLEKAFAEEKPVFEDLSQDQGAVCTDDGCEVPGNKE is encoded by the coding sequence ATGAAAATAGAAGTATGGTCCGATTTCGTCTGTCCGTTCTGCTATATCGGCAAGCGCCGTCTGGAAGCAGCGCTTGAGCAGTTCCCGGGACAAGACGTAGACGTGGAATATAAGAGTTTCGAGCTTGATCCGAATGCACAGAAGAACACCGGTAAATCTGTTGTAGAAGGCCTTGCTGCGAAATACGGCCGCAGCCTGGAGGAAGCAAAAGGCATGACCGACAACATGACCGAGCAGGCGAAAACGGTCGGTCTCGATTTCCGCTTCGATACGATGAAACCGACGAACACGTTCGACGCTCACCGTGTCGCTCAGCTCGCTAATGAAAAAGGAGTCGGCAAATCCTATACCGAGCGTTTCCTTCATGCCGTCTTCACGGAGTCCAAAGACGTGGGCGACTACGACACGATCGTCGCACTTGCAACGGAAGCAGGTCTGGATGAAGCAGATGTGAAGGGTGTGCTTAATGGAAACGGCTATACGGAAGCCGTCCGCGCCCAGGAAGCTGAAGCGCAGCAGATCGGCGTCCAAGGCGTACCGTTCTTCGTCATCAACCGTAAGTATGCCGTGTCCGGCGCCCAGCCGACGGAAGTATTTGTCCAGGGGCTGGAGAAAGCCTTTGCTGAAGAAAAGCCGGTATTCGAGGATTTATCCCAGGACCAAGGCGCTGTCTGCACCGACGACGGCTGTGAAGTACCGGGAAATAAGGAATAA